In Actinoplanes octamycinicus, the genomic window CCAGACGGTGGCCGCCACCGGCCGGCTCTCGTCCACCGACCCGAACCTGCAGAACATCCCGATCCGCACCGAGGAGGGCCGGCGGATCCGCCGGGCGTTCGTCGTCGGCAGCGGGTTCGACGAGCTGATGACCGCCGACTACAGCCAGATCGAGATGCGGATCATGGCGCACCTGTCGAAGGACGAGGCGCTGATCGCCGCGTTCAACTCGGGCGCCGACTTCCACGCCGCGACCGCCTCGTCGGTGTTCCACGTCGAGCTCGGCGAGGTCACCGCCGACCAGCGTCGCAAGATCAAGGCGATGAACTACGGCTTGGCGTACGGACTCAGTTCCTACGGCCTCTCCAACCAGCTCACCATCTCCAACGACGAGGCCAAGGGCCTGATGGAGGAGTACTTCGAGCGGTTCGGCGGGGTGCGCGACTACCTGCAGGCCGTGGTGCTGCAGGCCGGCAAGGACGGGTACACCGCGACCATCCTCGGTCGCCGTCGCTACCTGCCCGACCTGAGCAGCGACAACCGGCAGCGGCGGGAGATGGCGCAGCGGATGGCGCTGAACGCGCCGATCCAGGGCTCGGCCGCGGACATCATCAAGATCGCGATGCTGAAGGTGGACGAGGCGCTGCGGTCCTCCGGGCTGTCCTCGCGGATGCTGCTGCAGGTGCACGACGAGCTGGTGTTCGAGGTGGCGCCGGGGGAGCGGGAGGCGCTGGAGGAGCTGGTCCGGCGGGAGATGGGCGGGGCCTACCCGCTGTCCGTGCCGCTGGAGGTGTCGGTCGGCCACGGCCGCGACTGGAACGGCGCCGACCACTGATGTCCGGGCCGGCTCGGGTCTCGCCCGGGCCGGCCGTGCCCCGTCGACTGCATCCCGTGCGGTCGGGGCGGCCGTGCCTCGCCAGCCGGGTCCCGTGCGGTCGGAGGCGGCCGGGTCCCGTGCGGTCGGGGCGGCCTGCGCGGGTGGCCTGCGCGGGCGGGTCGTCGCACATGTGGGTGTTTTTGGGCTCGTTCGGGCGTCTCGGCGCAGTTTTGGGTACCCCGGGGGCTTCGCGGCTTGCTCCGATCTGCCACGCTGGACCGATGTCGAGCCGATCGATGTCGATGGAGCAGACCGTGCATCCGGCCGTGCCGCGCATGACCGGCCCGGTGGCCGGGATGACGACTCCGGCCGCTCCACCCGACGTCGTCTCGGTGTCCGCCGGCCGGGTCGGGCTGTCGGTCACCACCGACGGCGTGGGGCTGACCGTCGCCCCGCTGGAGGCGTCCATCGCGACCGAGTTCGCGGCGATGTTCAAGGCGCTCGGCGACCCGGTCCGGCTGCGGCTGCTCTCGATGATCGCCTCGGCCTCCGACGGCGAGATCTGCGTCTGTGACCTGAGCAGCGCGTTCCACCTGACCGGCCCGACCATCTCGCACCACCTGCGGATCCTGCGCGAGGCCGGCCTGGTCGACTGCGACCGCCGCGGCACCTGGGTCTACTACCGCGCCGTCCCGGCCACCCTGATCCTGCTCGCCGGCCTCCTGCACACCTCGGCCTGACCGGGGCCGGGCCGGCGGGTCAGTCCTTGAGCGGGTCGTGGCCCCAGTTCATCAGGGAGTACCGCCACTTCGTCTCGGTGACGTCGCCCTGCGGGCGCTGGGCGAGGTGGCGGTGCACGTAGCCGACGACCTTGTGCATGTGCTGCTCGTCCGCCTCGGTCAGGGCGGACTTCTTCTTGTCCAGCAAGTGGACGATCTTCCGGCCGGAGTCGTGGCCGACCGACTCGGCGCCGGCCGAGGACTTCTGCCCGACGCCCTGGGACTCCTCGGTGCCGAGCCACTTCTTCAGATCCGCGGCGGACATGTTGACCACCTCGCGGAACTCCGCGTAGACGTCAGCCAC contains:
- a CDS encoding DUF3140 domain-containing protein; translated protein: MADVYAEFREVVNMSAADLKKWLGTEESQGVGQKSSAGAESVGHDSGRKIVHLLDKKKSALTEADEQHMHKVVGYVHRHLAQRPQGDVTETKWRYSLMNWGHDPLKD
- a CDS encoding ArsR/SmtB family transcription factor, translated to MPRMTGPVAGMTTPAAPPDVVSVSAGRVGLSVTTDGVGLTVAPLEASIATEFAAMFKALGDPVRLRLLSMIASASDGEICVCDLSSAFHLTGPTISHHLRILREAGLVDCDRRGTWVYYRAVPATLILLAGLLHTSA